A region of the Candidatus Schekmanbacteria bacterium genome:
CAAGGAGTTTTAGTTTTTTGATTTGCTTTTTATGTATTTCCTCTTCTGGAGTCAAATATTTCTTACTTTCAATTTTTCTCAACTCTTCTTCATATTCCATATGCTTTTTCTGAAGCTCTCTAAATTCTTCATTTTTTTCCTGCAAAGACTTTATTAACATCTCTCTTTCAATCATAAAGGTAAGCCCTCCAGATTAATTTAAATGAATTTGAAGCAGAATTCGTTGAAATTTTCATACTTAAATAATAACAAAGAAAGCTTCAAATATCAAGAACTTTTATAATCCATAACTAATTGATTTATAATGTTTTTTTCATTAAAAACGCATCCTCTCCTGTGTCTGAATAGTATCTTTTCCTTCTGCCTATTTTGACAAACCCTTCGCTCTCATAAAGACATAAAGCT
Encoded here:
- a CDS encoding DUF465 domain-containing protein, producing MIEREMLIKSLQEKNEEFRELQKKHMEYEEELRKIESKKYLTPEEEIHKKQIKKLKLL